The following coding sequences lie in one Capnocytophaga stomatis genomic window:
- a CDS encoding S8 family serine peptidase has protein sequence MNIRKPFLLAISGAVLVGCASPLSKIASASPDVLPDMLPKQAEKISDEQLKVWPHENLTSFPGIGLQGAYDLLKGVKTSNKVIVGVIDSGIDINHEDLKNVIWVNPNEIPNNNIDDDKNGYVDDIHGWNFLGDINHENMELTRIYKSGDKSNPDYERAKTEYEKQYEEAFAEKEYFEQLNQMALSADDILKKELKKDKYTSDDVAKIQPTNNMMAQYVEFMQQLLGRVGDSEALKEELKGALEHYTSKLSNYLNLEFSPRRDILKDDENDFSKIGYGNNNVIGPDLDGSLHGTHVAGIIGAQRGNNVGMDGVADNIAIMAVRAVPDGDEYDKDIALAIRYAADNGAKVINTSFGKGFSPHKDKVYEAIKYAASKDVLIVNAAGNDSKDIDVEETYPNDEVAGKEISDNFLTVGALNFEFNDKLIASFSNYGKRNVDVFAPGVKIWATAPGNSYKFLQGTSMASPEVAGLAALIRSYFPNLTASQVKKVIMQSGVSPKLQVYVGEAESKKKVDFSELSSAGTMVNARNAVILAAKMSQAKKK, from the coding sequence ATGAATATTAGAAAACCATTTTTATTAGCAATTTCAGGGGCTGTATTGGTAGGCTGTGCAAGTCCGTTGTCAAAAATTGCATCGGCGAGCCCAGATGTTTTGCCAGATATGTTGCCAAAGCAAGCGGAAAAAATTTCTGATGAGCAATTGAAAGTTTGGCCTCACGAGAACCTTACTTCTTTTCCGGGAATTGGTTTGCAAGGAGCGTATGACTTATTGAAAGGTGTAAAAACAAGCAATAAAGTTATCGTGGGAGTTATTGATTCGGGAATTGATATCAATCACGAGGATTTGAAGAATGTTATTTGGGTAAATCCTAATGAAATTCCTAACAATAACATTGATGATGATAAGAATGGGTATGTAGATGATATTCACGGTTGGAATTTCTTGGGAGATATCAACCACGAAAATATGGAGCTTACACGTATTTACAAGTCCGGAGATAAGAGCAATCCTGATTATGAGAGAGCTAAAACCGAGTATGAGAAACAATACGAGGAAGCTTTTGCTGAAAAAGAGTATTTCGAGCAACTTAATCAAATGGCTTTATCGGCAGATGACATTTTGAAAAAAGAACTCAAAAAAGATAAATATACGTCAGATGATGTAGCTAAGATTCAACCTACTAATAATATGATGGCTCAGTATGTTGAGTTTATGCAACAACTGCTTGGTCGTGTGGGAGATTCGGAAGCTCTTAAAGAAGAATTGAAGGGAGCTCTTGAGCATTACACTTCAAAATTGAGTAACTATTTGAATTTGGAATTTAGCCCTCGTAGAGATATCTTGAAAGATGACGAGAATGATTTCAGCAAGATAGGATACGGAAATAATAACGTAATAGGTCCTGACTTGGATGGTTCACTGCACGGAACTCACGTGGCGGGTATCATTGGGGCTCAACGCGGAAATAACGTAGGGATGGACGGAGTTGCTGATAACATTGCTATTATGGCAGTGAGAGCAGTTCCTGATGGAGATGAGTATGATAAGGACATTGCTTTGGCAATTCGTTATGCAGCGGATAATGGTGCAAAAGTTATCAATACAAGCTTTGGAAAAGGATTTTCTCCTCATAAAGATAAAGTTTATGAAGCTATCAAATATGCAGCATCAAAAGATGTGTTGATTGTAAATGCAGCAGGAAATGACAGCAAAGATATTGATGTAGAGGAAACATATCCGAATGATGAGGTAGCAGGAAAAGAAATTTCAGATAACTTCTTGACAGTAGGTGCGTTGAATTTTGAATTCAATGATAAACTAATTGCTTCATTCTCAAATTACGGAAAAAGAAACGTAGATGTATTTGCTCCAGGGGTTAAAATCTGGGCTACTGCACCTGGTAACAGTTATAAATTTTTACAAGGAACATCAATGGCTTCTCCTGAGGTAGCAGGTTTGGCAGCTTTGATTCGTTCTTACTTCCCGAATTTGACAGCATCACAAGTTAAAAAAGTGATTATGCAGTCAGGGGTTAGCCCTAAACTTCAAGTGTACGTAGGAGAGGCTGAAAGCAAGAAAAAAGTGGATTTTTCAGAATTATCTTCAGCTGGAACTATGGTTAATGCACGAAATGCGGTTATTTTGGCTGCAAAAATGAGCCAAGCAAAGAAAAAATAG
- a CDS encoding OmpA family protein — MKNHKIYVLAIALISNVLLVFSQEKQMQKANEMYKNYAYIDAIKVYENIAKKGFINQELLERLGDSYYFNAEYDKASTWYEKLFENKGYKMQPEYYYRYALSLKSLGKYSESDQMMNKFVELTGANDTRAILFEEHKDYREEIKENSNRLELLQTGINTEHSEYGTAFYGDKVIFAASNTSLIKPVSKWTGESFYDLYEANRDSISLSKKTLFSSKVNTKFNESTAVFTKDGNTVYFTRNNYVNKKVRMDSENTILLKILRATKDSKGNWGNVVEMPFNSNTYSVAHPALSPDEKYLYFASNMPGTLGSSDIFRVEILKNGYGKPENLGNIVNTSGRESFPFISKDNVLYYSSDGYPGLGGLDIFAVKLYDNGTTSRVINIGEPGNSVDDDFCFVIDKESKVGFLTSNRAGGKGKDDIYGFYERIPLNFTCNKILKGVVKNSETMEIISGAMVSLSGKKMDLLKTEPSDPAGGFAFGEEFINCQDSHFYLKGEKEGYETAEVKVEMKGKGREIHYEILLKPRVIKVTEGDDLAKVFKIENIYFDFDKSNIRYDASVQLAKILEVMKEYPNMKIDVRSHTDSRGSDSYNLALSDRRAKSTVKWIIDNGIDASRITGKGYGETQLTNHCSNGVKCTPEEHQANRRSEFIIISLE, encoded by the coding sequence ATGAAGAATCATAAAATATATGTGCTTGCAATAGCGTTGATTAGCAATGTCTTGTTGGTTTTTTCACAAGAAAAACAAATGCAGAAAGCCAATGAGATGTATAAGAATTACGCCTACATAGATGCTATCAAGGTCTATGAAAATATTGCAAAAAAAGGATTTATAAATCAGGAGTTGCTCGAAAGGCTTGGAGACTCATACTATTTCAATGCTGAGTACGACAAGGCTTCTACTTGGTATGAGAAACTTTTTGAAAATAAGGGATATAAGATGCAACCTGAATATTATTACCGATATGCATTATCCTTAAAATCATTGGGTAAATACAGTGAGTCAGACCAAATGATGAATAAGTTCGTAGAGCTTACCGGAGCAAATGATACTCGTGCCATATTGTTTGAGGAACACAAAGATTACAGAGAGGAAATAAAAGAAAATTCCAACCGATTGGAATTGCTTCAAACGGGCATAAATACGGAACATTCCGAGTATGGAACAGCTTTTTACGGAGATAAAGTGATTTTTGCAGCAAGTAACACGAGCCTGATTAAGCCTGTTTCAAAATGGACAGGTGAAAGCTTTTATGACTTGTACGAGGCGAATCGTGATAGTATTAGTTTGTCAAAAAAGACGCTGTTTTCATCAAAAGTTAACACAAAATTCAACGAATCAACAGCTGTATTCACAAAAGATGGCAACACTGTATATTTCACCCGAAATAATTACGTGAACAAAAAAGTAAGAATGGACTCGGAAAATACCATCTTACTGAAAATATTACGGGCAACCAAAGATAGTAAAGGAAATTGGGGGAATGTCGTTGAGATGCCATTCAATAGCAATACGTACAGTGTGGCTCATCCTGCGTTAAGTCCGGACGAAAAATATTTGTACTTCGCTTCGAATATGCCGGGGACATTAGGAAGTTCTGATATATTCCGAGTAGAAATATTGAAAAACGGTTACGGAAAGCCTGAGAATTTAGGAAATATCGTAAACACAAGCGGAAGAGAATCTTTCCCTTTCATTTCAAAAGATAATGTATTGTATTATTCTTCAGATGGTTATCCGGGATTGGGAGGATTGGATATCTTTGCTGTGAAATTGTACGACAACGGGACTACTTCAAGAGTCATAAACATCGGGGAGCCGGGAAATAGCGTAGATGATGATTTTTGTTTTGTGATAGACAAGGAGTCAAAGGTAGGTTTCTTGACTTCCAATCGTGCCGGAGGAAAAGGAAAAGATGATATTTACGGATTTTACGAGCGTATTCCTTTGAATTTCACTTGCAACAAAATTTTAAAAGGAGTTGTTAAGAATTCGGAAACAATGGAAATTATTTCTGGAGCAATGGTTTCATTGTCAGGGAAAAAGATGGATTTGCTAAAAACAGAACCAAGCGACCCTGCAGGAGGATTTGCCTTTGGAGAAGAATTCATAAATTGCCAAGATTCACATTTCTATTTGAAGGGAGAAAAAGAAGGTTACGAAACGGCTGAGGTAAAAGTAGAAATGAAAGGCAAAGGAAGAGAAATCCACTATGAAATTCTGTTAAAACCAAGAGTTATAAAAGTAACCGAGGGAGACGATTTAGCGAAAGTATTCAAGATAGAAAACATTTATTTTGATTTTGACAAGTCGAATATTCGTTATGATGCATCGGTACAGTTAGCTAAAATCTTGGAGGTGATGAAAGAATATCCAAATATGAAGATAGACGTTCGTTCGCATACAGATAGTAGAGGTTCAGATAGTTATAACTTAGCTTTGTCTGACAGAAGAGCGAAATCAACTGTAAAATGGATTATTGATAATGGCATTGATGCCAGCAGAATCACAGGAAAAGGCTACGGAGAAACACAATTAACGAACCATTGTTCTAACGGAGTGAAGTGTACACCGGAAGAGCACCAAGCCAACAGAAGAAGTGAGTTCATAATTATAAGTTTAGAGTAA
- a CDS encoding PorP/SprF family type IX secretion system membrane protein, with product MRKSSAFLMLMLMLCTGVFAQQESQYTQYMYNTMMFNPGYAGSRDVGSFFGLYRTQWVGLEGAPKTATLSYHTPIRDKNVGLGVSLFHESIGPQQDNTILVDFSYTLNFENSKLAFGLKGSAGFFQLDVNKLHLYDGLDYSFTGDNTIFRPNVGAGLFWYSDKHYLGFSVPNLLETEVYRRNERNREVSVLKNTQHYYLIGGYVFDLTKNTKFKPAVLSKVSYGAPFQLDVSANFMFNEKFVLGAAWRWSAAVSAMAGFQINDRWFIGYGYDFETTELSRYNSGSHEIFLRYELVKAHRKVISPRFF from the coding sequence ATGAGAAAAAGTAGTGCTTTTTTAATGTTGATGTTAATGCTATGTACAGGGGTTTTTGCTCAACAAGAATCGCAATATACACAGTATATGTATAACACAATGATGTTTAATCCGGGGTATGCAGGTTCAAGAGATGTAGGGAGTTTCTTCGGGCTGTACAGAACCCAATGGGTAGGTTTGGAAGGTGCCCCGAAAACAGCAACATTGAGTTACCATACGCCTATCAGAGATAAAAATGTGGGGCTGGGAGTTTCATTGTTTCACGAATCAATTGGTCCTCAGCAAGATAATACAATTCTGGTAGATTTTTCATACACACTGAATTTTGAAAATTCAAAATTGGCTTTTGGTCTGAAAGGTTCGGCAGGATTTTTTCAGTTAGATGTCAATAAATTACACTTATATGACGGTTTAGACTATAGTTTCACCGGAGATAATACAATTTTCAGACCCAATGTAGGTGCAGGGCTTTTCTGGTATTCTGACAAACATTATTTAGGTTTTTCTGTACCAAATCTTTTAGAAACAGAAGTTTACAGAAGAAATGAGAGAAACAGAGAGGTTTCCGTTCTGAAAAACACTCAACACTATTACCTGATAGGAGGATACGTGTTTGATTTGACAAAAAATACAAAATTCAAGCCGGCGGTGCTTAGCAAAGTATCTTACGGAGCTCCATTTCAGTTAGATGTTTCGGCGAATTTTATGTTCAACGAAAAGTTTGTTTTGGGTGCTGCTTGGAGATGGTCGGCTGCGGTAAGTGCTATGGCTGGTTTCCAGATAAATGACCGATGGTTTATCGGCTACGGGTATGATTTCGAAACTACAGAATTATCAAGATATAATTCAGGTTCACACGAAATATTCTTGCGTTACGAACTGGTGAAAGCACACAGAAAAGTGATTTCTCCAAGGTTCTTCTAA